In one window of uncultured Acetobacteroides sp. DNA:
- a CDS encoding energy transducer TonB, whose amino-acid sequence MNLLVSCSGGTEETDEGSSEAEAGVRNAAITKGADTLTNKRKPSFGKKRKHTTSKFDDDDGVMCYIPAYQEVKDTTSVLQENIFHDDSRYPEFPGGGVEELMRYLKRMLIYPQQAFDMGIEGTVYIRFTINRSGKVKNVSVLRGVSSELDKEAIRIIRSMPAWIPGRQNGRNVSVDFTIPITFTLE is encoded by the coding sequence ATGAACTTACTGGTAAGCTGCAGTGGAGGAACGGAGGAGACTGATGAAGGTTCTAGCGAGGCTGAAGCTGGGGTTCGAAATGCTGCAATTACAAAAGGTGCTGATACGCTAACGAATAAGCGTAAACCGAGTTTTGGAAAAAAAAGAAAACATACAACATCAAAATTTGATGATGATGATGGTGTTATGTGTTATATACCAGCATATCAAGAAGTAAAAGATACCACCTCGGTATTACAGGAAAATATATTTCATGATGATTCTAGATATCCTGAATTCCCAGGAGGCGGTGTTGAGGAGTTAATGCGATATCTAAAACGCATGTTAATCTATCCTCAACAAGCTTTTGATATGGGAATAGAGGGTACTGTCTACATAAGGTTTACTATAAATAGAAGTGGAAAGGTGAAAAATGTGAGTGTACTACGAGGTGTTTCTTCGGAATTGGATAAGGAGGCTATTCGAATTATTAGGTCAATGCCGGCATGGATACCAGGGAGACAAAATGGTCGTAATGTAAGTGTCG
- a CDS encoding TetR/AcrR family transcriptional regulator encodes MSDTKEYIIDKSYELFLTHSYEAVSISDISKAIDMTKGALYHHFLNKEELFKAVVDKHFIFPVSTLDIETIPLKEFIDENIKSMRHTIDSCLSYSAEFSPINYISFLVDASRHYKGFLDSTDKHVKDEETKMIVVLKNAIKRGEIRDDINVEVTAYTFTSLHMGLAGNLVSSTANVEESFSILKKQVLEYYKLLKKND; translated from the coding sequence ATGAGTGACACAAAAGAGTATATCATCGACAAGAGCTACGAGCTGTTCCTAACCCACAGCTACGAGGCCGTTTCCATCAGCGACATCAGCAAGGCCATCGACATGACCAAGGGCGCGCTCTACCACCACTTCCTCAACAAGGAAGAACTTTTCAAGGCGGTGGTCGATAAGCACTTCATATTTCCAGTAAGCACGCTTGATATCGAAACAATCCCCCTAAAGGAGTTTATCGACGAAAACATTAAGTCGATGCGTCATACAATAGACAGCTGCCTATCGTACAGTGCCGAGTTCTCCCCCATCAACTACATCTCCTTCTTGGTCGATGCCTCGCGCCACTACAAGGGGTTTCTCGATAGCACCGATAAGCATGTAAAAGACGAGGAGACAAAAATGATTGTTGTGCTAAAAAATGCAATCAAACGAGGAGAAATTCGCGACGACATCAATGTCGAAGTTACCGCCTACACCTTCACCTCGCTACATATGGGCCTTGCCGGAAACCTTGTTTCCAGTACCGCAAATGTTGAAGAATCATTCTCAATACTCAAGAAACAGGTCCTCGAGTACTACAAGCTCCTCAAGAAAAATGATTAG
- a CDS encoding efflux RND transporter periplasmic adaptor subunit, translated as MKTTIIASFGLLAITACSNHPATTSTNAQDGIKVNVATVKEVMVNTDLHYSGTVEPQQSIPLTFQSTGIITQVLVQEGDAVRKGQLLATVDKSDNESMYNAAVAKYRQAKDAYDRLKVVYDKGSLPEIKWVEMETNLKQAQSQMELSKSSLSKSSLRAPVAGIIGKRNVEPGQHSASAVTPLEIVRIERIYVKVAVPENEIGKIRKGLKATFTISALNDRTFEGTITNVGVVADQISRTYEVKIEAANPQILMKPGMVCDVKVHQNQLVKATVAPYQAVNKDDQGKTYVFEVDTIAKKRRRLPLQLGSTIRMALSSSPDYQPTPW; from the coding sequence ATGAAGACAACGATTATTGCCAGCTTTGGCTTGCTGGCCATCACGGCCTGTTCCAACCACCCAGCCACCACCAGCACCAACGCGCAGGATGGCATTAAGGTAAACGTAGCAACGGTTAAGGAGGTTATGGTTAACACCGACCTGCACTACAGCGGCACCGTAGAGCCACAGCAATCCATCCCCCTCACCTTCCAATCAACTGGGATCATTACCCAGGTGCTCGTGCAGGAGGGCGACGCCGTGCGCAAGGGTCAGCTGCTGGCTACCGTCGATAAAAGCGACAACGAGTCGATGTACAACGCCGCAGTTGCCAAGTACCGCCAAGCCAAGGATGCCTACGACCGCCTAAAGGTGGTATACGACAAGGGAAGCCTTCCCGAGATCAAGTGGGTGGAGATGGAGACCAACCTCAAACAGGCGCAGTCGCAGATGGAGCTCTCCAAGTCTAGCCTCTCCAAGTCTAGCCTTCGCGCACCCGTTGCCGGCATCATCGGCAAGCGCAACGTCGAGCCCGGGCAGCACAGCGCCTCGGCCGTCACCCCCCTCGAAATTGTCCGCATCGAGCGCATCTACGTCAAGGTGGCCGTCCCCGAAAACGAAATCGGTAAGATCCGCAAGGGCCTCAAGGCAACCTTCACCATTTCCGCCCTCAACGATAGAACCTTCGAAGGTACCATCACCAACGTAGGCGTAGTGGCCGACCAGATATCTCGCACCTACGAGGTGAAGATCGAAGCCGCCAACCCTCAAATACTGATGAAGCCCGGCATGGTTTGCGACGTAAAGGTGCACCAGAACCAGCTGGTAAAAGCCACCGTTGCCCCCTACCAAGCTGTTAATAAGGACGACCAAGGGAAAACCTACGTTTTCGAAGTCGACACCATCGCTAAAAAGCGAAGAAGACTACCGTTACAGCTGGGCAGTACGATCAGAATGGCGTTATCATCCTCTCCGGATTATCAGCCAACTCCTTGGTAG